One Thunnus albacares chromosome 12, fThuAlb1.1, whole genome shotgun sequence genomic region harbors:
- the LOC122993457 gene encoding dynein axonemal intermediate chain 4-like: MSTAVAKEERQKRRTLLLKPSSRTINTSVSAIHGVTQSTRLSASAVASPSRRSFSLLGGSKVLEKSTVQTPRQAVRVFDEEDNDVTPQPLYQAEAGALQAKAGRFFLDEISAGSTSEQTTTSGSFSMPFSRSILGSSRISSQSTIESVNEEIEDTFSKRDIPINFPDLHRKRNSVKEQVTDNMLKAVIDVYISETDSISLLDIPSTFVSVDADNAEAIIERNNQYAKVCKNRMGNDKYTDRAMQTLNAVTKNKQVPSDSMVMVDAATTVTTWDMYDTSCSSEQDKTVCSPEPEKAEYPEAVMDTSRGAERSLSVGSTTSTGSAASSLKDMEVFGNSLNAETDLQLIMHSEKFQHSLLVMERSILGNTLQPKLAAYRQLPVLEDPDSPMKPGAERCRQEDTESSPTPALERLWTFTCELSKGRSVSSMAWNTKNPDLLAVGYGESDSQKPGLVCCWSLKNPTWPERVIHCDNTVTSLDFSANNPSQLAVGMLDGSIAIYSVQSQDKNTRVISSRGCPNKHLGPVWQLRWTQQELSLTGDEKVEALFSVAADGRISKWFVCNNGLECTDLMKLKRIHNTKKKAGGTKTEKNTESILSALTPGLCFDFHPTDSSIYLAGTWEGLIHKCSCYNSQQFLETYRKHYCPVNSLAWCPLSPDVFLSCSSDWTIQLWKQDHFSPVLSLASAQRAVCDIKWSPKWATVFGAVNEGQLEIWDLNSSILDPIIVQPATPGVTMKSLLFATQTNCVLVGDSDGQVTVYQLKNLSLGESSQVDILESIICSAISRLT, from the exons GGAGTCACCCAGAGTACAAGACTCTCGGCCAGCGCCGTCGCTTCCCCGAGCAGGAGAAGTTTCAGCCTCCTGGGAGGAAGCAAAGTCCTGGAGAAGAGCACCGTTCAAACCCCGAGACAAGCTGTTCGG GTGTTTGATGAAGAGGACAATGACGTCACTCCTCAGCCACTGTACCAGGCGGAGGCAGGAGCCCTGCAGGCCAAAGCCGGCAGGTTCTTTCTAGATGAGATCTCTGCTGGATCAACATCAGAGCAGACAACAACCAGTGGGAGCTTCAGTATGCCGTTCTCCAG GTCAATATTAGGTAGCAGCAGAATATCCAGCCAGTCTACCATAGAGTCAGTAAATGAGGAGATTGAGGATACGTTTTCCAAACGGGACATACCCATCAACTTCCCAG ATTTGCATCGGAAAAGAAACAGTGTGAAAGAACAGGTGACAGATAACATGTTAAAAGCGGTCATAGATGTCTACATCTCTGAGACAGACAGCATTTCACTGCTGGACATACCCAGCACCTTTGTGTCAGTGGATGCTGATAACGCAGAAGCTATCAT AGAGCGAAACAATCAGTATGCCAAGGTTTGCAAGAACAGAATGGGCAATGATAAGTATACCGATCGAGCAATGCAGACATTGAATGCAgtgactaaaaacaaacaagtccCGAGTGACAGCATGGTCATGGTGGATGCAG CCACCACTGTTACCACCTGGGACATGTATGATACTTCATGCAGCTCTGAGCAGGATAAAACAGTGTGTAGCCCTGAACCAGAGAAGGCTGAGTATCCAGAGGCTGTGATGGACACCAGCAGAGGTGCAGAGAGGAGCCTGTCAGTGGGCAGCACCACCAGCACAG GCAGTGCTGCAAGCTCACTGAAAGACATGGAAGTGTTTGGGAACAGTTTAAATGCTGAGACAGACCTGCAGCTCATCATGCACTCAGAGAAATTTCAGCATAGTCTATTAGTTATGGAGAGGAGCATCCTGGGAAACACCTTGCAACCCAAGCTGGCTGCTTACAGGCAGCTGCCTGTACTAGAAG ATCCTGACAGTCCGATGAAGCCTGGGGCTGAGAGGTGTAGACAGGAGGATACAGAGAGCTCTCCGACTCCTGCCCTGGAGCGTCTCTGGACTTTCACCTGTGAGCTTAGCAAAGGACGCAGCGTTAGCAGCATGGCCTGGAACACAAAGAACCCG GACCTCCTGGCTGTGGGCTATGGCGAGTCTGATTCACAGAAACCAGGACTGGTCTGCTGCTGGTCCCTCAAAAACCCCACG TGGCCTGAGCGTGTCATCCACTGTGACAATACTGTGACTTCTCTGGATTTCTCAGCCAACAACCCAAGTCAGCTGGCTGTTGGGATGCTAGATGGCAGCATTGCTATCTACAGTGTGCAGAGTCAAGACAAGAACACACGTGTCATTAGCAGCCG TGGGTGTCCCAACAAACACTTGGGTCCAGTGTGGCAGCTCAGGTGGACTCAACAAGAACTGAGCTTAACAGGAGATGAAAAGGTAGAAGCTCTCTTTTCTGTGGCTGCAGACGGCAGGATTAGCAAGTGGTTTGTCTGCAACAATGGCCTTGAATGCACAG ACCTGATGAAGCTCAAGAGGATTCATAATACTAAGAAGAAGGCTGGAGGgaccaaaacagaaaagaatacAGAAAGCATTCTGTCAGCACTGACTCCTGGTCTGTGTTTTGACTTTCATCCAACA GACTCCAGTATCTATCTGGCTGGTACATGGGAAGGTCTCATCCACAAGTGCTCCTGTTACAACAGTCAGCAGTTTCTGGAGACTTACAGGAAACACTAT TGTCCTGTCAACTCCCTCGCATGGTGTCCACTCAGTCCTGATGTGTTCCTGAGCTGCTCCTCTGACTGGACCATTCAGCTGTGGAAGCAGGACCACTTTAGCCCCGTGTTAAGTCTCGCCTCCGCCCAGAGAGCCGTGTGTGACATCAAGTGGTCCCCAAAGTGGGCCACAGTATTCGGGGCTGTTAATGAGGGACAGCTGGAGATTTGGGATCTGAATTCAAGCAT CCTAGACCCGATTATTGTGCAGCCTGCTACCCCTGGTGTGACGATGAAGTCCCTGCTGTTTGCCACACAGACAAACTGTGTCCTAGTAGGGGACAGTGATGGACAAGTGACCGTCTACCAGCTCAAGAACCTAAGTTTGGGAGAGAGCAGCCAG GTGGATATTCTGGAAAGCATCATCTGCTCTGCAATATCCAGATTAACCTGA